The Rattus rattus isolate New Zealand chromosome 13, Rrattus_CSIRO_v1, whole genome shotgun sequence nucleotide sequence CATACAAATGTaggcacatatatatattcatatgtgcacacacataatgaTTTATACACATCAATGTAAGCATGTacccatacataaataaatgtgtatgaacacatgtccacatacataaacatatgcctgtccacatgcatatatatatatatatatatatatatatatcacactgTATTGCTCTGGACTGCCAGTGTTGCAGTTGAGGCTCAGGAGTTTGTTCACTCAAAGACCCTGGACACCCATGTTTTTGAGAAGACTGTACCTGAAACCACATATATGTAAGATGATCTATTTGTATTTCATTCTCTTTAGGAAATGTTTTAAGACTTTAATAAAAACTCATTTGGAATGTATTTGTCTTTTGAGAGAGAACCTTAGGgtggcatttcttttttctttttctttttttcttactttatgtatgtggataccttcagacacaccagaagagggcatcagatccctttacagatggttgtgagccaccatggggttgctgggaattgaactcaggacctctggaagagcagtcagtgctcttaaccactgagccatctctccggcaccATGGCATTGGTTATTAAGGATCAAGATCTGAATGTACTTCCGTTTACTAGCCTGTTTCAAATACTTTACTAAATTGTGTCAAACCTCTAGTCTACTTAGATTGCCTACATTTCCTAATACCATATTTTCACTTGCTTCCACAAATAATCAGAAACCTAGACTTTAAGAATAATTGTAAACCTTAAGGAGTTATTATAGATCTTTAtatagaagagggaggaaagtaTTTTAGAAGGTACGGGGGAAACATTTACTACTCATTTATACTTGCCTCTGAAACAGCAAGCATGATGCGTGAATCAGCCTGGGTTAGGGGCATTATGGGTTGCAGACAGCCTTGACAACTGGATGGCTGTAGGTCTGAGTGGTAGTGGGGCTTACTTGAAAGATCTATAACTGGTGAAAGCCATAGTCACTGCCTCCTCACCACCATGGATCTAACAATAGGATCAGGTGAGTGTCACTTTGTGTGACTTGGCCAGAAGGCTGCGTTCTGACCTGCCGCTCTTATGCTGACCAGTCATTCTGACATTGTATATTTTGGGCAGGTTCGTCTGCCCTTGAGTTTCTTTACAAAGCTTGTCTCTTTGGACTCACTGTTGTCAACACAGTAACTCTGGCGGATAAATACTCAAATTGTATTTCTCAAATTGGTGGCTGTAATAAGCACCAGGGCTGACTTGGAAAAGGGACTCACATTTGAAACTGTTTCTAGTCCCCCGTCTGTACTTGGCCCTTCAAGACCAGGTCATATGTATCATAAAGTATCCAAGGAAATGCTCTCAGagaccccgcccccgccccaaaTAGTGTTTCCTtggtgtttctttttatgaacaGTAAAGGCTATTCAGTGCTGCTGGTCGCTGTAGTCCCATCCAGAAGAAAGGTGCTATTATAGCATTTGAGATGTGTCTTATAGAGTTGAGATTACATCACAAGCACAGTTATGCCTACTGCATTTGGGGATCAACATttggctgcccttcccccattaAGTAAGGATTCCAATAAACACTTAGGACTGCcacagctcacacctgtaattccagcactacaggggctgaggcagagggatttttgtgagttcaaggctaacctgagcaagatagtttcaggccagcctgaactacagaatgAACTCCCACCACAAAAATAAACTGAGAATCACTTATTGAGCATAGTGACAGTCTCAGATGCCAGCTACTTGGTAGATAGAGGCACCAGAATTGTTTTAAATCCAGGAGTTTGGGAAAGCTGGGCTAAGATTGTGAGACCTCGTGCCTCAGACAACCACACATGCTGTGAATGTGTGTAGCTTCTCTGTACACAGTAGGTAGAAATACTCTTTGTTCACATTGGAAACTGGCTACTTAGAATATATTCTTTTGAAATGGAATTGTTGGTCTCCAAAGGACCCGGAAGTGTTACTGGATTAAGATTCTAaatcagggagctggagagatggctcagtggttaagagcattgtctgctctgagctctgatgccctcttctggtatgcaagTTTACGTACAGATAGAGTACTCAGccattaaatgaatgaatgaatggatggatgaatgaatgaatctaaaGAATtccaaaaagcaaaaagagaacaggaagagaagtGAATAGACCAGAATTCAGGGGTGGCTAATGTCACTAAATGttgactgaggcaggggaatgacCAACTGTCAGTCTCCACTTCGTGTATTGATTGCAGCTGTGTCCTCATTAAACTGCTACAGAGGCACTGGGCTGGGTGTACCCTTATACATACAAGACGTAAAAGGCTTTCTGTCCTTGTAGAAGAAGACATTTCATCCTTTTTAGTTTACAGAAAACTTTTtatcttgtcttgtttttttttttttttttttgtttttttttttccaggaaaattATATTTGTTCAAGAAGGAGCAAGGAAGCTGTGTAAGCGTGTCTTGTCTAGGAAGATAGGTCCGTGGTTTCTAAATTACACCAGTGCTTGCTATTTTAAAAGCTTGTTAGAATTCGGTGCAGATCGCTCTTCCAGTCAGAGTGTGGGGGCTGCACTCAGAAAGCAGGGAGATGCttgagacagacaggaagacccAGATTTCTAACTGAACttgggctatacagcaagactCCTGTTTAAAATAAAGCTAGAAGGCACGTAAATATTTCTGATTCCTTAGTCCAACCCTTTCTCCAAGCTGCTGTAGGGATGGTAATCATGCAATGCGAAGCAAGTATCTCCTGGGAAACATgttagtcgtgtgtgtgtgtgtgtgtgtgtgtgtgtgtgtgtgtgtgtgtgtgagagagagagagagagagagagagagagaaatgtatgtgtatacatgtgtgtgaatgtgtgagagaaatgtgtgtgtacatgtctgtgtgaatgtgtgtgaatgtgttgtatgaaatgtgtgtatatgtgaaatacatgtgtgtatgtgtatggatgggtgagggaagtgtgtgtgtacatgtctgtgtgaatgtgtgtgtgaaagtgttgTATGAAATGTGTGGATGTGTACCTAAATCCAATCTGCTCAGTCTATACCGTGTTActtgtatatgtatctgtgctTCAGGGCAGACCATTGGGTACTGGTTAACCAAAGgtgctctttcctggggaagactgtttctcccactctcagcatccttagttgcctgtgtgtgtggggtggagcTCTGGGAGCTTTCCCCTACCCATGTCTACTGGTCTCATTTTTGTCCAGCTCATGATCAGGCAGTTATGTTGGTGAAACTGTCTAGCTGTGGCCTCTGACACTTCTAAGAGACACAATGGCATAGAAAACTGTTACTTAGGCTCCCACATTGTTTCCACTCGCTCTTCTGAAGAGATCCTGAGCCTCAGGTGTGGGAATTGCATTGTAGATAAATCCATTGGTACTGGGCTCCACAGCTCTGCATGTTGactggctgtggttttctggaatGGTCTCCATCCGTTACAAAGAGTTTCCTCGATGAGGACTGAAACCAGACTTGTCTGTGGGTCTGAGGACAGATATTTAGAGTGTAATTAAGTATCATGCTGGTTTCATAACATGGTGGTTGTTGCTTTTCTTCCAAGAGCCACACTTCACTGACACCCAGCAGTTGGCTGGGTTTCTGGTACTTAGTATGATTCCCCTCTTGTTGATCAGGTCTTAGGTCCAATTGGAACGCTGTTGGTTACTGCCGAGGCATACGCACCATTACTGCTCTGTGAGGATTATTGTGCCATGCTGGTCACTGTCGTGGTCCATAGGTCTCACAGGTAGGTAGAGCTATCCGTTGTTTTCCTCCGTTGGAACCTTGCATAGCATCTTCTGGTATCATGAAAGctggtcctcagggaggaggctttcagctAAGTTCCAGTCAGGGGCCTCTGGACCCTGCGTTTAAGTATATGGTGTCTTCAACCGTAGGAACTTACTTTTCACCTATGAAGGTCAGCCAAGGGCAATAGCAAGAGCCTATAATATATTGATAGTCTCTTGGACAACCTTCGCCAGCAACTTAAACGGGTGTTTTCACGCCTGGTCTTGGGATTTTTGTTAGACGGTTGATGGCTCTTAGAGAAGCACTGTTAGCCCAGGTGGGAAATTTTCATCTCTAGTATAAAtactataatatacatatatatacataacacatataatatacataaatgtcTATGTATATGCCAACTTATATGTGTAGTAGACATGTGTTGTTGCTGGAGTTGAGGCTGTCGTGGGGGAGCGGAGGCAGTACAGGCTGTCTCTGCTGCTGggttgttcacacacacacacacacacacacacacacacacaccacacacacacacacactgctatctCCAGCTAGCCGCTGACTTATGTTTTTGAGGTATTAGGGGGAAACCAGATTGTACACTTAAGACTTTGACCACTGAAAGACAGCTTTGTCAGTTTCTATCACCCAACGGTTTTGAACTacaggaagggggttgggggagggggtgttaacAACCTGTGTCCGAAGTTAGGTTAGTTACCGGTACTCAATATGCCAGTAAAAATAGCCAGATTAATCATGGAAAGACGAAAATGGAAAACGGAGAATTATAACGGAGAATTATTCAACATAGTCACATTACTGACTTGGAGTACTGGCTTTGACTCCAAATTCGATGACACACCACGTTTTGTGGTGgcatgttgtttgttttgatccTTTATCCGGGTTCCTAGCGGATTGGCTCTAAAGACGATCCTTAAATCAAAGCAGCAATTCTCCAGGCTGCTGAGTTACTACTCTTTAAGGGATGCTGTAGTGCAGGTGCAGAGGGGGATCTGGAAAACCGTGTGATGGGGAAGAGCGAAAGTGATGGAGCCCAGAGGCTGTGACTGTGTGACAGCCGGGTGGGCTCTATATGCTCTCAGGTCATTTCACACTGCGGTTGGGAAGCCCAGGGTGTTTAGGAAGGCTCAGTGGCCAGTTTGGCCTAAGGCTCTAAACCAGCGCTTGAGGTCAGATAGGGCTGGAAAGCCTGTGGTCCGGAACAACGCAGGTGGGCGTGTCGTCCGGCGCTGCCCCTGCGCCGCCCCGCCCCCTCGGTCGCAGCGCCCCGCCGATTGGCTCGCCCGCAGCCTGTCAGCCGTCACGTGCCGGAGCGTCCCGGGCGCCTGGCTGTGGGCGGCGGGGCATGGACCCTCAGGCAGCCACCGGTCCGGGGCCGGGCGAGCCGAGTGCACGGGAGGCCCCCAGCGCGGAGGTGAGCGCCACGGGGTGGGGAATGCGGGCACCCGCGACCACCCGGGCTGGAAGTCGAGGGGCTCGAGCGCTCCGGAGAGACCGCTCACCCGGGAAACGCCGGGGCCGCGCGAGTGCGCGCAGAGCCTGGCCGGTAACGGCGGTGGGCGCGGAAACGCGCGTGGACCCGAGCCCTAGGCTGTGGCTGGCGCGGGAGGGAGAGAACACCGGGGCTGCTCGGGAGCCCCTGCGGGAGTGAATTAAAAGAACGCGGAGCTGGCCGCCCCGTACCGGTTCCAGCAGCAGGGGGCCGGGTCAGGTGGGAGCGGCGtggaaacatcttttttttttaaccttacctTGAGGACCTCTGGCCATTGATAGGGATGTGCCGCTGATGTCACCCGTGCTTTTCCCCATTTGACAAAACGAAAGAGCCCCTCGTGTTACGGGGTTTCCAGAAACTTGTTTTCAAGTGCCCGCCAATGCAGCCTTTTCCCATGACCTGCCCTTATTGCGTCTACCTCTCCAGTGACTTCTTGACTGTAGGCATCCTTTTTACCAGAAGCCACGCCTGTACCTGGCACAACGTATATGCTAATTGGGTGTATGAGTGGAATGCTTACTTGGACATCAGTGATGGTACTTGAAGCGACAGCACCAATAGATTTgcaaagaaaattacttttgaaaatagGAGAGTCAGGGCGGAGCTGGAAAGGATGTTCTTGGGTGAGAAGGTAGGCCCAGCAAAGGTCTGGATATGAGAAAGTACGGGGCAAATGGCCTTGGAACTTGGGTCGGAGGGCAGGCCTTTTTCAGGAAGAGGACTGTGTTCAGCAAGTTGAGGAACGTTGAGAGGCAATATGGATGCCGTCGCCAGTCTGTGATGGCAGCGGAGGGCCTGTGAAGGTTTTGAGTGGAGGAGTGATTACGCTTTCTAAGAGTGAGCAGGAGTAGAGAGATGGGCATAGGTTCACATAAGACGTTCAGCTCCTAGGGGGGCAACAGTGGCCCGTGGTTATCACTGACTACAAGAGATGAATTGAGCTGTTAAAGCTCAGGAGTGACTAGATAATGAACACTAATTTGGGTGAGTGCTAAGTACAGTTTACATGCAGGATGAAGGGTGCTTAAGGCCGGAGAGACAACCTTGGTGGTCTTACAGAGTTCGGCTTAGTTCTCGGCACCCACAACAGATGTCTCAGCCCTCTGCAACTCCctctccagggatcctcctggtAGATTCGCACATACAATTATAttcaaataaagtaaatatataaataaataaaaaagtggaTTAAAGTCAAAGAAGTGTTACCTCCTTGAAGTCTTAACAggtggttttgttattgttgttggctttattttattgtaattttcttttcttttttttttttttttttttgagatagggtctcttgtagccTAGGATCTGAGCTCACTCTGTGGCCAagaatgatcttgaatttctgatccttctgcccctccctcctagATGCTGGGATTCTGAGTATGACCCACCTGTAGTGTGTTATGTAGGGTTGGAAAGTCAGTGTGGGGCTTTGTGCACACAGGGCAaacactctcccactgagctctgTCTCCAAGCCATAGTAGATGTTTTATGAATGTCCCTTCATCATAGGACCCCTCCCAGGACATAACAACCATTTCCGTTTCTAGAGGTCACACCCTAAATGAATGGCAGGGCTAAGACTGAACTCGGCCTGACCATCCATGCTCTGGACATTATGGGTTCCACTGCAGAGAGATTTTGGGGGGAATAAAGTTTGGGGAACTTTGAAGTAACGGGGCATAACATTACCTGGTTGGCAGTGGGGATTAGGTTTTCCTTCCAGTGTTTAGAACTCAAGCGGCTTCCCCTGTGGACCACTGCGGGCATGGCTTTGTTAGAAGGAGTTGTCAGACATTGAGCTAAAGAACTGAAAAAGGCAAAGGTTTGCAGAGAAGTTTCAGGATCGGGAAACAGCTGTCAATCCTGGCCAAGAAGAAGAGAGATGAAGTTAGGGCAGTTGAAGTGTTCATAAACTTAGAGGAAAGAGTTTCCACAGACCTGAGGTTACAAACCGAGACCAGGGAGCTGTCCCATCTAGCCTCGAGGTCTGTGAGCTTGGGGAAGTCCTGCTGTCCAGACTTCTGAAGAGGGCCCAGGGGTCAGAGCATCTGTCAGTTGGCCACTGCAAGAGGGCACACCCAGTGGTCAGAGCGGAGAAGTGCTGCTGGGTGATGCCGACAGACCCCGTTCTCTGAGGCTTTGCGCAGGGCAGTATGGGAGGGAGGGTTTGGGGCTTCAGAGCAGTGACATGCCCCACATACCCAGTTCCCTGgtaattatttcttcttccacaGGCTGGTCTTGCCACAGCTGACCTCTctggtggggagacagagactgagctAGATGTGGATCGACTAGGCAAGTAGACGGCAGAGACTGGGGTGTCCCCtggaagagatggagggaaacAGCATGGTCCCTCTGTCTTGTCTATCATCTCGTGTTGGCCAGCCCTCTTTGCCCATTGTCTGAGTGGAACTGTTGGTTTGCAAGCTTCCAGGAGGTACTGGATGCCCGTGGATCCAAACCACCCCATTTCACTGGGAGGAACAGCTTGAGACTATGAAAAGCATCTGGTGTGCAAAGCTAGGAAAAGTCTCCGTTACACATCCAGGTTGAGTTAGAAGATCTGTAATGATGCTACCCAGGATACTCGCCACCGTGTAGCTCTGTGATGCTCTGCTCCATCCTGGAGGAGAGTCCTCTAACGGGCAGTGCTGGTCTGTACAGCCTGGGCACAGAATGGGTATGACCAGAGCCGGTGCCGAGTGCACACTGTATTTCAGGCACAGATCCAgctgtccccccccccaaataaactcACAACAACCTGATGACTGTTTCACCAATGAGAAACTTAAGGTGCATAGTAAAGTCTTAAAATGCAGCAAAAGATATATACTTGCGTTTACCATTAAACTAAGTTACAGCATATGATCTGGTTCATTCAGCTCCATGACAGTGTGTACAACTGTCACCACTACGGCTAGGATGTTTTCATGGCCCCAGAAAGAAGTCCTGTGCCTGGAATAAACACTTTCCACTCTCTAGTTCTTGAGCCCCTAACTACTGATAGCTTCCCCCACCCCTAATAATTTACCTATTATGCACATGCAAGTGTGAATTTACAGTAAGTGAAATTATACAATACACGGTCCCTCATGGCCCGGCTTCTCTCAACTCAGCACATTTCCAAGGTCCATTCCTGTAGCAGCCTGTGACAGCACCCATCCCTCACGAGACTGAACACGTCCATCAGGTATCCTGCATTTTGTGGATCATTCATCCTCTGATGACATTTGGTGACGGAATGGTGTCACACTGAACTGGAATGTGTTTTATAGTTCTTGTGTGGGCACTGTTTCGAGTAGAGCTGCCAGGGCACGTGGTGATTCCGTGTTTAAGTTACTGAGGAGTCAGGACCTTCAGTATCGGACAGCTCAGGACAGATCTGACTGAGGTGGTCTCCAGACTCTGCCCTCTCCACTTCAGTGCTTTACAGCTGTGACGACAGTCTTAACACCATGGCTTTCCAggccacttcttcctttcctcagacCCGGTGTCGCCACAGCAGCCCGTGTTTTGGAGGTCCATTGGCCTTCCGTAGGCTTTGTCATGTTACCATGTGGCTTCCCTGAATTCAGGAGGAAGAATGTGTGTTTTGGAGGTCTATTGGCCTTCCGTAGGCTTTGTCATGTTACCGTGTGGCTTCCCTGAATTCAGGAGGAAGGACGTGGGGACAGGACAGGccctgttctgttttcctttgtggaCTTGCATCTAACAAGCTTCAAAAGTAAATGTGGGATGTGGGCTTGAATAGCAGAAGTACACTTTGCCAGAGGCCTTTGGGTTCATTGTAAATTACCTGAAGATGTCCCCTTCATAAGTCAACACCCTCTGTACTGAGTGGCCTAGTTTAGGACAAACATCTTGGAAAACGTGGTCAACTTCATTtccaaaaatataaactaaatactCCAGTAAGTGCTCAAGTATCAAAAGAGCTGTTTCTGTAGATTTTTTCTGATTCCTTAGACAAGGGCTGTTAGAAATTTTTCATCTATATGAGCAGACCTCCAGTTTATCAACTTTCTAAAATGTCTGTTTGTTCATAGCCAGTGGAGCTCAGAGCATCCCTACTGACATTCCTACCCATGCCGAGGGCCCAAGTTCTGAAGAGGAAGGCTTTGCAATGGAGAAGGAAGCGGATGGGGAACTGTATGCCTGGGAGCTGTCAGAAGGTCCAGCCTGCCCACCCATGGAGCAGGCTTCTGGTCTTTTTAACGAGGACTGGGACTTGGAGCTGAAAGCGGACCAAGGGAATCCTTACGGTAGGTAGGGGGCAGTAGTGGGCAGTGGGAGCAGCGGGGCTGCGCCTGAGCAGCTCAGACCCTGCACTGGCCCTCAAGGCAGACAGCATGGAAGTCAGATGGTGTTCCACTGCTCCACTGCTCCAGGACTGGAATCCCTGCttcttttctatattaaaaacaaatgcacCCAATCCATAACATGTCGAtttgcttaaaaagaaaattctcctagTGTTTGAGCTGAGGGGCTGAGCTGAAAGTACTCTGCTGTCTGGCCCTTTGTATTCCTTAGGGATTGTTCAGAGTGACCTGTTTGCATTTCCTCAGGAAAGGaggggctggtgtgtgtgtgtgtgtgtgtgtgtgtgtgtgtgtgtgtgtgtgtgtgtgtgtgtgtgcgtgcgtgggtgtgctcatgcatgcatgcatgtatgtatgcacacgagtgtatgtgtgtgtctactaTTAAAATAATTGCAATATTGTTCCCTCTAGACTTTTTTCTTGTGCAATCCAGTTTGACTTTCCCTCTTGAATCTCTTTTGAAATTGTCTGCAGATGCTGATGACATCCAAGGGAGCATTTCCCAAGAGATTAAACCTTGGGTGTGCTGTGCACCACAAGGAGATATGATATATGACCCCAGTTGGCACCATCCACCCCCACTGATACCACATTACTCCAAGATGGTCTTTGAAACAGGACAGTTTGATGATGCAGAAGACTAAAAGTGTCACTTCCTTCAGTGGAGGAGTTACTGTGTCCTCCAAAAACCaagttgtttcctgtgttctaaGTGAAATACTCTTTCCAAGGCATCGTTCCCAGTGACCTCCCAGTGTGGGCTACAGACAGGCATTAACTGGGGcgtgttgtcgttgttgttgttgttgttgttgttgttgttgtcgttgttgttgtggACTCTGGAGTGTGTTGGAATTTGTCTGTGTCAGGGTTGTgttctttataaataaagttaGGGAAATGACCCAGTGTGCTTTGTGTGCATTTCTTCCCTATAACTATGTGCTTCTGCCCAGGGCCTTGCTCCCTCACTTGAAATCCTTGAATTACATTTTAAGGATGGAAATACTTAAGGGACCTAAACTACGCTCAAGAGAAAAAGCACTGTAGCTTCGCTTCTGTGTACCTGGCAAGTTTTAGTAGGGATTGTAACCCAGGGGTCACTGGTGACGCTGTGGCTTATTTCTATCTCCTCTGAAGGAAAGGCTAAGTATTTACTCAGTTTACAAAGAAGGAAACgaagtggcatttttttttttttttggttcttttttttcggagctgggaaccgaacccagggcctttcgcttcctaggtacGAAGTGGCATTTTTAAGCCAGCAATtatataatcttttatttttaagaatcatttattttacgaattatttattacttataaatAATGtagtctatgagtacactgtagctgtcttcagacacaacagcagggggcatcagatccctttacagatggttgtgagccaccatgtggttgctgggaattgaactcaggacctctggaagagcagtcattgcttttagccactgacccatctctccagccatataCAATCCTTAATTGCATGGAATTCTGATTTTTAATACTCTGTTCTCTTCCTTGGCtctatgtgtgtaagtgtgtgttggGATGGGGGGGGTGATCTGTCAAAGCCGgttacctctctctgcctctgacagACCGAGGGGTAGATTCTTACCCCTTCATGATTGAAATGCAGGTGTGAAATACAAGCAGATATCACAGCACTCTGCTGAGCATTAACCCTTTGCATTACCTTCAGAGCCTCCATGAGTGTGAGTGCACAAGGGAGCGCCGTGGGAGGGAGGCAGCAGCCATATGGTCAGGGTCCTGGGAGAGAGAAGACACTTTCCCCGGCCTCTAATTAGGGGCAGCTGAGGACCTCATCTCCACTCCactctttcttcctccacctGAGGCCCGCGATGAGACCACAGAATGGCTGGCCTTAAAAGTAAAAGACACCAGGAATGGGGCTTGTGATGGAAGGCAGACCTGAGAAACAGAAGCTGTTTTGTTCCATGTGTGACTAGCTTTTTGAGGCAGCCTCAAGCCGTGTATGATCACATATATGGGGCctcagggaggaagcagagagaagcatgAAGCAAGCACAGCATGTACAGAAGCATGAAGCAAGAATAGCATGTGCAGAAGCATGAAGCAAGCATAGCATGTGAAGAAGCATGAAGCAAGCACAGCATGTGAAGAAGCATGAAGCAAGCATGTACAGAAGCATGAAGTAAGCATGTACAGAAGCATGAAGCAAGCACAGCATGTGAAGAAGCATGAAGCAAGCACAGCATGTGAAGAAGCATGAAGCAAGCATGTACAGAAGCATGAAGTAAGCATGTACAGAAGCATGAAGCAAGCATGCACAGAAGCATGAAGTAAGCATGTACAGAAGCATGAAGCAAGAATAGCATGCACAACATTTGCCATCTGTGATTGGGAAAGGCGTGAACCTAAGCATCTTGCTTTTGAGTTCATCCTGTAGGGAAACCAGCAGTTTGTCTGTCCCCTCTCTGGCTGCTGTCTAGGCTATACACGTAACCAGAGAATTTTGGCAAAAAGCCTGTGTTCTGACAGGCCCAACAAGCACTGAAGTTATCATCAACTATTTCTCACTCAGACACCAAATGAATTGTTCATCTAAAGGTTTGAGAGTCCGCAGTAGTTTAACGAAATatcttaaacttttattttgctgggcagtagtggcaaacgcctttaatcccagcattcaggaggcagaggcaggtgggtctctgagttcaaggccagcctggtatacagagtgagttccaggacagccagagcacaaaaagaatttcaagtttGGAATGAAGCATGGGCGGCATAGCCCAGTATTCAGGGTGCAGAGTCGAAAGGGTtactatgagttcaagactaccctgggctacagagagagtaCTGGCTTATCAGGGCTatccaaagaaaccctgtctcaaaccaaaaacaaacacacaaaatctcTATTACTCAAAGCTTTGGGTCCACACTAGAAAGAGATGTGCTTGAAGTCTTCTCTTTCAGATACCTATCATTCCTCTAATCTAAAATCGTATCTCTTGACAAAGCATCCAGTTGTCTTTACATAATGACACTTTATGAAACTTATTTGATACACTCAAATACATTACCTTTTCAAGAATTGTTAAGATACTAAGAGTTGCTGACCTTagcaaatattttagttttttcacagctcttttccttttataaccATTCATCAATACGTTTTACATCTCATATTTCCTGCAGAGTTAAGCTATCAAACAAGTCTGATTAATATCCGAAGTCCCCTCTTTGTCAAGGAGGAAGCAAACTACAGATCACTGGGCTGGAGGTGACTCGGCGTTTAAGGGCACTGATTGTTCTtataaaggacccaggtttggatcctagctcccacatggtggctcacaaccatttgtaactagtcccaggggaatctgatgccctcttctgatcccaCGATACCAGGCACAAATGctgtacacacacttacatgaaGGCTTGTATacagaaaataatctaaaaaaattTCACAACATTGAGGTGTAGTATAAGACAAATATAATACACATTTACTAAGGTTAAATTCACATTATATTTATGACATGCTGAAAGTATTTGGCTATATGGCTAACAAACTTTGCAAGcctt carries:
- the Coprs gene encoding coordinator of PRMT5 and differentiation stimulator, coding for MDPQAATGPGPGEPSAREAPSAEAGLATADLSGGETETELDVDRLASGAQSIPTDIPTHAEGPSSEEEGFAMEKEADGELYAWELSEGPACPPMEQASGLFNEDWDLELKADQGNPYDADDIQGSISQEIKPWVCCAPQGDMIYDPSWHHPPPLIPHYSKMVFETGQFDDAED